A window of Phenylobacterium sp. NIBR 498073 genomic DNA:
TGGCGATCCGCTAGTCAGTCGTCGTCATCGTCGAAGTCGTCGTCGCCGCCTAGGACGTCGTTCAGGGCGTCGATGATGGCGTCCATCTGGTCGGGTGAGACTTCGAGCGCAACCGGCTCGCCGCCGGCGCCGGCCACGGTCAGAAGATAGCCCTCGTCAGTCTCCTCGAACTCGAAGCGTTCGAGCGGTTTCGGCTGGGCCATGGGGACCTCCTGTCCGTTGGCGTCGCGGCGGTGCGTGGAGCATCGCCCCTCAGAGCGAATCCGCGCCATCTCCGTTCCAAGAAATCATGCGCCGGAGCTTCAGCCGCCTGCGTCTCGCGCATTGACCAGCTTCTTGGGGGCGATCTTGCGCCAGCGGCGTTCGAGGAAGTTCTGCAGCGATCCGGGATGCAGGCGCTCAATACGGGCCAGCACGCTTGGATAGTCCTTGTAGTGCGGGGTGATGTGGAAGGTCGCCGGTTCGGCTTCCATCAGCATCTCGCGTTCGTCGTGACTGACGTCGAGCAGCACTAGGCTATGGTCCTCGCTGCGCAGGCGGGTGAAGAACTTGCCGTTCACCTTGTAGGACGGCTGGCCGTAGGACGTGCCTTGCTCGGCGTCTGGAAACGCCAGGATGAGTTCGCGGACTTCGTCGGGGGTCATGGCGTTTCCCTCTTGGTCGCCGACACCAGCTTCACTCCGTCCGCGCAGGCGTCAATCAAGATCGCCATCCGCTTGGCGCGGGTCTCTGCGCCCTTGGCGCTGACCACGCGGTGGACGGCGACCTTACGGTAGGATGGCGGGAAGGCCTGGAAGGCGGCCCATGCGGGTGCGTTCGCCTGGAAGAGGGCGGTCTCGCTGTCGGAAAAGTCCTGGACGCCGCGTTCGTGCGAATACTCGTTGGTGCGGCCCCTGCCGGCCTCGAACGCGGTCAGTCCGGCAGGGTGGACCAGGCCCAGGGCGCGAAGTTCCTCGATCCGGCGGATGTTCACCTGGCTCCAGATGCCTTTCGGCCGGCGGGGCGTGAACCGGATGCGATAGCTTTCGCCGTCGATGGAATGGCGAACCCCGTCGATCCAGCCGAAGCACAGGGCCTGATCGACCGCCTGCGGCCAGGTGATAGAGGCCAGCCCCGTGCTCCGTTTGCGAAAGCCCAGCGAGAGCTCGGTCGCGGTCTCGTGGTTGGCCTCAAGCCAGGCGCGGAACGCCTGCGGCGTCGCGAAGAAGGTCGGCTCCATCAGTAGGCCAGGGCCACGCCGTCCTTGCGCATCTCGGTCGCGGCGGCATAGCGGCCGGGCCAGCGTTCGATGGCCTGATAGCCGCCGTAGCCGCCGGGAT
This region includes:
- a CDS encoding MmcQ/YjbR family DNA-binding protein, giving the protein MTPDEVRELILAFPDAEQGTSYGQPSYKVNGKFFTRLRSEDHSLVLLDVSHDEREMLMEAEPATFHITPHYKDYPSVLARIERLHPGSLQNFLERRWRKIAPKKLVNARDAGG
- a CDS encoding YdeI/OmpD-associated family protein, translating into MEPTFFATPQAFRAWLEANHETATELSLGFRKRSTGLASITWPQAVDQALCFGWIDGVRHSIDGESYRIRFTPRRPKGIWSQVNIRRIEELRALGLVHPAGLTAFEAGRGRTNEYSHERGVQDFSDSETALFQANAPAWAAFQAFPPSYRKVAVHRVVSAKGAETRAKRMAILIDACADGVKLVSATKRETP